The Breoghania sp. genome has a segment encoding these proteins:
- the ffh gene encoding signal recognition particle protein, with protein sequence MFESLSDRLSGIFDTLTRRGALSDADVTTALREVRRALIEADVSLDVVRSFTDKVRNRAIGHEVVKSVTPGQMVVKIVHDQLVEMLGSEAAPIDLNAAAPVAIMMVGLQGSGKTTTSGKIALRLTNREKRKVLMASLDTRRPAAQEQLKVLGEQNGIDTLPIIAGQSPTEIARRAETAARLGGYDVVIFDTAGRTHIDEPLMVEMAEIKQIAKPHEILLVADSLTGQDAVNLARSFDERVGITGIVLTRMDGDGRGGAALSMRAVTGKPVKLVGTGEKSDALEEFHPGRIADRILGMGDIVSLVEKASEAIDAEKAAKMAKKFKKGEFDLDDLSDQLQQMEKLGGMSGMLGMLPGIGKMKKQLDAANLDDSVLKRQRAIISSMTKKERQAPKLLNASRKKRIAAGSGTQVQDVNKLLKMHRQMADMMKAVGKKKGGMMGALGGMMGGGGMPQMDPAEMERLAKQMGGPGGMPSLPPGGLPGMPGGGFPGLPGIGKKK encoded by the coding sequence ATGTTCGAGAGCCTGTCAGACCGCCTGAGCGGTATCTTCGACACCCTGACACGCCGCGGCGCGCTGAGCGATGCGGACGTGACAACGGCGCTGCGCGAAGTTCGCCGCGCGCTGATCGAAGCCGATGTCTCGCTCGATGTTGTCCGCTCCTTCACCGACAAGGTCCGCAACCGCGCCATCGGCCACGAAGTGGTGAAATCCGTCACCCCGGGCCAGATGGTGGTCAAGATCGTCCACGATCAGCTCGTGGAAATGCTGGGCTCCGAAGCCGCTCCCATCGATCTGAATGCCGCGGCTCCGGTCGCCATCATGATGGTCGGCCTTCAAGGTTCAGGTAAGACGACGACTTCGGGCAAGATCGCGCTCCGGTTGACCAACCGTGAGAAGCGCAAGGTCCTGATGGCCTCGCTCGACACCCGCCGTCCCGCCGCCCAGGAACAGCTGAAGGTTCTGGGCGAGCAGAACGGCATCGACACCCTGCCGATCATTGCAGGTCAGTCGCCGACCGAGATTGCCCGGCGCGCCGAAACCGCCGCCCGCCTCGGTGGCTATGATGTCGTGATCTTCGATACCGCCGGCCGCACCCACATCGACGAACCGTTGATGGTGGAGATGGCCGAGATCAAGCAGATCGCCAAGCCGCACGAAATCCTGCTGGTGGCCGACAGCCTGACGGGTCAGGACGCCGTGAACCTTGCGCGCAGCTTCGACGAACGCGTCGGCATCACCGGCATCGTGCTGACCCGTATGGACGGCGACGGGCGCGGCGGCGCGGCCCTCTCCATGCGTGCTGTCACCGGCAAGCCGGTCAAGCTTGTGGGTACGGGCGAAAAGTCCGACGCGCTGGAAGAGTTTCACCCCGGCCGGATCGCCGACCGTATCCTCGGCATGGGCGACATCGTCTCGCTGGTGGAAAAGGCTTCCGAGGCCATCGACGCGGAAAAAGCCGCGAAGATGGCGAAGAAGTTCAAGAAGGGCGAATTCGACCTCGACGACCTGTCCGACCAGCTCCAGCAGATGGAAAAGCTCGGCGGTATGTCCGGCATGCTCGGCATGCTGCCCGGCATCGGCAAGATGAAGAAGCAGCTCGACGCCGCCAATCTTGATGACAGCGTCCTCAAGCGGCAGCGCGCCATCATCTCCTCAATGACCAAGAAGGAGCGTCAGGCCCCGAAGCTGCTCAATGCCAGCCGCAAGAAGCGCATCGCGGCAGGCTCCGGCACCCAGGTGCAGGACGTCAACAAGCTGCTGAAGATGCACCGCCAGATGGCCGACATGATGAAGGCCGTCGGCAAGAAGAAGGGCGGCATGATGGGCGCGCTCGGCGGGATGATGGGCGGCGGCGGCATGCCCCAGATGGATCCGGCCGAGATGGAGCGCCTGGCAAAGCAGATGGGCGGCCCCGGCGGCATGCCAAGCCTGCCTCCCGGCGGGCTGCCTGGCATGCCCGGAGGCGGCTTTCCCGGCCTTCCCGGCATCGGAAAGAAGAAATAG
- a CDS encoding EAL domain-containing protein has product MEAGTEVKAFADPRLALEWLGENTPDLLITDYNMPHMDGAEFISAMRRISALVDVPVIVITVFEDRAYRIAALDAGATDFLQSPVDHREFVTRARNLLKLRQQQLLLADRANNLERELEVSEQELARTIRDSRDQLAQVIDTVPALISATDCDGKFLFVNAYHSKVTGLDPERVVGHDSSHVLGEEAASRNKALDRMVLTSGKPLNSYEEELNDAQGKRRVFLTTKSPLKDQSNTITGILTSSLDITDRKAAENHLQHIARHDALTGLPNRTLIRDQLRKEIARARRGDRKVGLQMLDIDRFKSVNDALGHSVGDRLLKAIAQRLRVTVREGDMVARLGGDEFAILMGDVKGPSETTQLAEKIIDVIGQPLFFEGHEINPTASIGISMHPDDGGDVDSLMKSADLAMYRAKSNGGNGYEFSSAGMADRARDAIVLEADLRRALQREEFRLFYQPQVDLATGEIVGAEALLRWQHPTKGLISPGVFLPLAEQNGQIVPINEWVMREACRQAMAWTDEGLPPLRIAVNLSPVQFRKQNMRALVIELLETSGLPAERLDLELTENILMENSDVVTEDLLYLQKLGVGFSIDDFGTGYSSLGYIKRFPVARLKIDQGFIRNLETDPNDAAIIKAIIGLGKSLNLSVTAEGVETEEQADFLRKEGCNEVQGYYFGRPQPSETFVELFRPKARLVHSA; this is encoded by the coding sequence ATCGAGGCGGGAACCGAGGTGAAGGCTTTTGCCGACCCGCGCCTGGCGCTGGAATGGCTGGGCGAGAATACGCCCGATTTGCTTATCACCGACTACAACATGCCGCACATGGACGGGGCGGAGTTCATTTCGGCCATGCGTCGGATCTCCGCTCTTGTCGACGTGCCGGTCATCGTCATCACCGTTTTCGAAGATCGTGCCTACCGGATCGCCGCGCTCGATGCGGGCGCGACCGATTTCCTGCAAAGCCCGGTCGATCATCGTGAATTCGTGACGCGGGCACGCAATCTGCTGAAATTGCGTCAACAGCAGCTTCTGTTGGCGGACAGGGCGAACAATCTGGAACGGGAGCTGGAAGTCAGCGAGCAGGAACTGGCGCGCACCATCCGCGACAGCCGCGATCAGCTGGCCCAGGTCATCGACACTGTGCCCGCGTTGATCAGCGCAACCGATTGCGACGGCAAGTTTCTCTTCGTGAACGCCTATCACAGCAAGGTCACCGGTCTCGATCCGGAACGCGTGGTCGGCCACGATTCGTCCCATGTGCTGGGCGAAGAGGCTGCCAGCCGCAACAAGGCGCTGGACCGCATGGTCCTGACCAGCGGCAAGCCGCTCAACTCCTATGAGGAAGAACTCAACGACGCGCAGGGCAAGCGGCGGGTGTTCCTGACCACCAAGTCGCCGCTCAAGGACCAGAGCAACACGATTACCGGCATCCTGACCTCCTCGCTCGACATCACCGATCGCAAGGCGGCCGAAAACCATCTCCAGCATATCGCGCGTCATGATGCGCTGACGGGGCTTCCCAACCGCACGTTGATCCGCGATCAGCTGCGCAAGGAAATCGCACGGGCGCGGCGCGGCGATCGCAAGGTCGGTCTGCAGATGCTCGACATCGACCGCTTCAAGAGCGTCAACGACGCGCTCGGCCATTCGGTCGGCGACCGGCTCCTGAAGGCGATCGCGCAGCGTTTGCGCGTGACGGTTCGCGAAGGCGACATGGTCGCCCGGCTCGGCGGAGACGAATTCGCCATTCTGATGGGCGACGTGAAAGGGCCGTCGGAGACCACGCAACTGGCCGAAAAGATCATCGACGTAATCGGCCAGCCCTTGTTCTTTGAGGGGCACGAAATCAACCCGACCGCCTCGATTGGCATTTCCATGCATCCCGATGACGGCGGGGATGTGGATTCGCTCATGAAGAGCGCGGATCTCGCGATGTACCGGGCCAAGTCGAATGGCGGCAACGGATACGAGTTTTCCTCCGCGGGGATGGCCGACCGGGCACGCGATGCGATCGTGCTGGAGGCCGACCTGCGCCGCGCGCTTCAGCGCGAGGAATTCCGGCTTTTCTACCAGCCGCAGGTCGATCTGGCGACGGGAGAGATCGTCGGCGCGGAGGCGCTCTTGCGCTGGCAACACCCGACAAAGGGCCTGATCTCGCCCGGTGTGTTCCTGCCGCTGGCCGAGCAGAACGGACAGATTGTTCCGATCAACGAATGGGTGATGCGCGAAGCCTGTCGGCAGGCGATGGCGTGGACCGATGAGGGACTGCCGCCGCTTCGTATTGCGGTCAACCTGTCGCCGGTTCAGTTCCGCAAGCAGAACATGCGCGCGCTGGTGATCGAATTGCTGGAGACCAGCGGCCTTCCGGCGGAGCGGCTCGATCTGGAACTGACGGAAAACATCCTGATGGAAAACTCCGACGTGGTGACCGAGGACCTGCTCTATCTGCAGAAGCTCGGCGTCGGGTTCTCCATCGACGATTTCGGCACCGGCTATTCCTCGCTCGGCTACATCAAGCGGTTCCCGGTCGCCCGGCTCAAGATCGATCAGGGTTTCATTCGCAATCTTGAGACCGATCCCAACGACGCGGCAATCATCAAGGCGATTATCGGTCTTGGAAAGAGCCTCAACCTGTCGGTGACGGCAGAGGGCGTGGAGACCGAGGAGCAGGCCGACTTCCTACGCAAGGAAGGCTGCAACGAGGTCCAGGGCTACTATTTCGGAAGGCCTCAGCCGTCGGAGACGTTCGTCGAGCTGTTCAGGCCCAAAGCCCGGCTCGTCCATTCCGCCTGA
- a CDS encoding ATP-binding protein, whose protein sequence is MAYNRVAISSLIGLYLAATKTLYDVDLTGPVITNIVYAVASFALLAHLVHHPKRHEPRRIVAMLCDLGGLSYGLYVGGEATAALYPIYLWVILGNGFRFGVRSLRIAMAIGVPCFIVALVNSPYWMANTGIAVGLLLGIIALPLYASKLIRDLSQAKKAAEQASEAKSQFLAAVSHEFRTPLHGILGMTDMLQRTRLDDEQKDMAATVRNSANSLLTLINEVLDFSRIEAGQMPSTANDFELYDVLAKVRSTVAVQAEAKGLRFSIHMSARTPQRLSGDARHLSDILINLAGNAVKFTDSGSVDVAISVLNREPIYAHERLRLRFEVTDTGIGIAKEAQSRIFEHFSQADNTIINRFGGTGLGLAIVRRLIELHGGAIGVESAPDCGSTFWFELEFGATKNEAVWLPRLRDGQVIALSEDVGLQDLLKEQLSEFGVGVSLTDRAADLVGLMRQAAQEGIRRCIVFLDERDLGDDARSLAEAMAGQDPMIAPTLVLISDKIDDIPADWRRSAFVTILPREPDPALVRRALQMSVVTGVSRKSGDENAPLISSRRRAVLVADDNPTNQKVIAKILEKAGHDVEIAENGEVALDALSRHSFDIVLMDLNMPVMNGIEAMKLYAFASLGRRAVPVVGLTADATPSARERCLEAGMVECITKPVEPAVLLSKMEQIIADDVGHVDSIPDTEGENVARLSAHPKFRASGRAVVDLHTLENLWELGGAEFVEEVVGGFVSDTEETLNQLSALCEESDLEGFQSQAHAMRSGAANIGAQGIYSICSRLEVIDEDEFMRHGFERLRELQLEVSSVREVLNERLRDTSQSNLGD, encoded by the coding sequence ATGGCCTATAATCGCGTGGCCATCTCCTCGCTGATCGGGCTCTATCTCGCTGCCACCAAGACGCTCTACGATGTCGATCTGACCGGGCCGGTAATCACCAATATTGTCTATGCGGTGGCGTCCTTCGCCCTGCTGGCGCATCTGGTCCATCACCCGAAGCGGCACGAGCCACGCCGGATCGTTGCGATGCTCTGCGATCTGGGGGGCTTGAGCTACGGTCTCTATGTGGGCGGCGAGGCGACCGCCGCGCTTTATCCGATCTACCTGTGGGTCATTCTCGGCAACGGTTTTCGTTTCGGCGTGCGCAGCCTGCGCATCGCGATGGCCATCGGAGTGCCGTGTTTCATCGTCGCGCTGGTGAACTCACCATACTGGATGGCGAATACCGGGATCGCGGTCGGCCTTCTGCTGGGCATCATCGCCCTGCCGCTCTACGCCAGCAAGCTTATCCGGGATCTGTCGCAGGCCAAGAAGGCGGCGGAACAGGCGAGTGAGGCGAAAAGCCAGTTTCTGGCCGCTGTCAGTCATGAGTTTCGGACGCCGCTTCACGGCATCCTCGGCATGACGGACATGCTTCAGCGCACGCGCCTGGACGATGAACAGAAAGACATGGCGGCCACGGTTCGCAACTCCGCCAATTCGCTTCTGACCCTCATCAACGAAGTGCTCGATTTCTCGCGAATCGAGGCCGGGCAGATGCCGAGCACGGCAAATGACTTCGAGCTTTATGACGTGCTCGCCAAGGTGCGTTCCACGGTGGCGGTACAGGCGGAGGCCAAGGGCTTGCGCTTTTCGATCCACATGAGCGCGCGCACCCCCCAACGCCTGAGCGGCGATGCGCGGCATCTGTCCGACATTCTGATCAATCTGGCCGGAAACGCGGTGAAGTTCACCGATAGCGGTTCCGTCGATGTCGCCATCTCGGTGCTGAACAGAGAACCGATCTATGCGCATGAGCGCCTGCGGCTCCGATTTGAGGTGACGGATACGGGCATCGGCATCGCCAAGGAAGCGCAGTCGCGGATCTTCGAGCATTTCAGTCAGGCCGACAACACGATCATCAACCGCTTCGGGGGCACAGGGCTGGGGCTTGCGATCGTTCGGCGCCTGATCGAGTTGCATGGTGGCGCCATCGGGGTTGAAAGCGCGCCGGATTGCGGCAGCACCTTCTGGTTCGAACTGGAGTTCGGGGCAACCAAGAACGAAGCCGTCTGGCTGCCGCGGTTGCGGGACGGGCAGGTCATCGCCCTGAGCGAAGATGTCGGGCTGCAGGATCTTCTGAAGGAGCAGCTCAGCGAATTTGGTGTTGGCGTTTCCCTGACGGACCGGGCGGCCGATCTGGTGGGGTTGATGCGACAGGCGGCGCAGGAGGGGATCCGTCGCTGCATCGTCTTCCTCGACGAGCGGGACCTGGGCGACGATGCGCGCAGCCTGGCCGAGGCGATGGCGGGGCAAGATCCGATGATTGCGCCCACGCTGGTCCTGATCTCGGACAAAATCGACGATATTCCTGCGGATTGGCGGCGCAGCGCATTTGTCACCATTCTTCCGCGAGAGCCGGACCCCGCGCTGGTGCGCCGGGCCTTGCAGATGTCCGTTGTCACGGGGGTCAGCCGCAAGTCCGGCGACGAGAACGCGCCGCTGATCTCAAGTCGCCGGCGCGCGGTTCTGGTTGCTGATGACAATCCGACAAACCAGAAGGTCATCGCCAAGATCCTGGAAAAGGCCGGTCATGATGTGGAGATCGCCGAGAATGGCGAGGTGGCGCTCGATGCGCTGAGCCGACACAGCTTCGACATCGTGTTGATGGACCTCAACATGCCGGTGATGAACGGGATCGAGGCGATGAAGCTCTATGCCTTTGCCTCGCTGGGTCGCAGGGCGGTGCCGGTTGTCGGGCTGACGGCGGATGCGACGCCGAGCGCGCGGGAGCGCTGTCTGGAGGCGGGAATGGTGGAGTGCATCACCAAGCCGGTCGAACCGGCCGTTCTGCTGAGCAAGATGGAGCAGATCATTGCCGACGATGTCGGACATGTGGACTCCATTCCCGATACGGAGGGCGAAAATGTCGCGAGACTTTCGGCGCACCCGAAATTCCGCGCAAGCGGTCGCGCCGTGGTTGACCTGCATACGCTGGAAAACCTCTGGGAGCTTGGCGGGGCCGAATTCGTCGAGGAAGTTGTCGGCGGTTTCGTCAGTGATACGGAAGAGACGTTGAACCAGCTGTCCGCCCTTTGCGAGGAGAGCGATCTGGAGGGCTTCCAGAGCCAGGCGCATGCCATGCGCAGCGGGGCGGCCAATATCGGTGCGCAGGGCATCTACTCGATCTGCTCCCGTCTGGAAGTGATCGACGAGGACGAGTTCATGCGTCACGGCTTTGAACGCCTGCGCGAATTGCAACTGGAGGTCTCCAGTGTGCGCGAGGTGCTCAACGAACGCCTGCGCGACACGAGCCAGTCCAACCTCGGCGATTGA
- a CDS encoding crotonase/enoyl-CoA hydratase family protein, which yields MTPPYRPDGADAVPVPDVAAFPRSTMEEDVAAEHYDEIDVRLDPRTKTYWCMMRPDGRPSYTPGLLADLSRMQGSIPRLFARHARSGEEPMRYFVVGSRIPGIFNLGGDLALFAHHIRQGNRKHLSTYARACIDVVYNNAVNYELPIVTIALVQGDALGGGFEAALSCDIIVAERGAKFGLPEVLFNMFPGMGAYSFLARRLDSVQAERMIMSGKLYTAQELFDFGLIDILAEDGKGRLAAEEYIRRNTKRQNSHSAIYRTRRRVNPITYEELRDITDIWVDTALRLSEPDLRKMMRLTMAQDRRRSAVETHAAEAV from the coding sequence ATGACGCCCCCTTACCGTCCTGACGGCGCAGATGCCGTTCCTGTTCCGGACGTGGCTGCGTTTCCCCGCAGCACGATGGAAGAGGACGTCGCGGCTGAGCATTACGACGAGATCGACGTCCGGCTCGATCCACGCACCAAGACCTATTGGTGCATGATGCGTCCGGACGGGCGTCCGAGCTATACGCCCGGACTTTTGGCCGACCTGAGCCGCATGCAGGGTTCCATTCCCAGGCTCTTTGCCCGTCACGCACGCTCCGGCGAAGAGCCGATGCGCTATTTCGTCGTCGGGTCCCGAATTCCCGGAATTTTCAATCTGGGCGGAGATCTGGCCCTGTTCGCCCATCACATACGGCAGGGAAACCGCAAGCACCTGTCCACCTATGCCCGCGCCTGCATCGACGTCGTCTACAACAATGCCGTCAACTACGAGTTGCCCATCGTGACGATCGCGCTCGTTCAGGGCGACGCACTGGGAGGCGGCTTCGAGGCGGCATTGTCCTGCGATATCATCGTGGCTGAGCGCGGCGCGAAATTCGGCCTTCCGGAAGTCCTGTTCAACATGTTTCCCGGCATGGGAGCCTATTCGTTCCTCGCCCGTCGGCTGGATAGCGTGCAGGCGGAACGCATGATCATGAGCGGCAAACTCTACACCGCGCAGGAGCTTTTCGACTTCGGGCTCATCGACATTCTGGCCGAGGACGGCAAAGGCCGACTGGCGGCGGAGGAATATATCCGCCGCAACACCAAGCGGCAGAATTCCCACAGCGCAATCTATCGCACCCGTCGGCGTGTCAATCCGATCACCTATGAGGAGTTGCGCGACATCACGGATATCTGGGTGGACACCGCCTTGCGCCTCAGCGAACCGGACCTGCGCAAGATGATGCGCCTCACCATGGCGCAGGACCGTCGTCGGTCGGCTGTCGAAACCCACGCCGCAGAGGCGGTCTGA
- a CDS encoding enoyl-CoA hydratase/isomerase family protein, which translates to MRFRDALAKAASQSPRVLILDASGKAFSTGTDISGHLQHADDPDRLRAYADQLVGHLNGAILDLMAFPAPVVTAVRGPVTGGSIGFLLASDIVVMSEGTFAQPYCAEMGFAPIGGWTAILPKRIGEARALEIQLLNRKVEAWRAHALGLVTAVPAREEFNAELRQQVETLRAKETGALVAARALIRSEDRRLEIARGLEAERVKYVERIALPEVIARMRAFSAG; encoded by the coding sequence ATGCGATTCCGGGATGCACTCGCGAAAGCCGCGTCTCAGTCTCCGCGTGTCTTGATCCTTGATGCGTCCGGCAAGGCCTTTTCGACAGGCACGGACATTTCCGGTCATCTCCAGCATGCCGATGACCCGGACCGGCTGCGCGCCTATGCCGATCAGCTCGTTGGGCATTTGAACGGCGCAATTCTCGACCTCATGGCCTTCCCGGCGCCGGTTGTGACCGCCGTACGCGGGCCAGTGACCGGCGGGTCGATCGGCTTTCTTCTTGCCAGCGACATCGTGGTGATGAGCGAGGGGACCTTTGCGCAGCCCTATTGCGCGGAGATGGGCTTTGCGCCCATCGGTGGATGGACGGCGATCCTGCCCAAGCGAATCGGGGAAGCGCGCGCGCTTGAGATCCAGCTCCTGAACCGGAAAGTGGAAGCGTGGCGGGCCCATGCGCTGGGATTGGTGACGGCGGTTCCCGCGCGCGAGGAATTCAATGCGGAGCTTCGCCAGCAGGTGGAGACATTGCGCGCCAAGGAAACTGGCGCGCTGGTCGCTGCGCGCGCCCTGATCCGGTCTGAGGACAGGCGCCTGGAAATCGCCCGCGGGCTGGAGGCGGAGCGCGTGAAATACGTGGAGCGAATCGCCTTGCCGGAAGTGATCGCGCGGATGCGGGCCTTCTCCGCCGGTTGA
- a CDS encoding LysR family transcriptional regulator: MDQLTRMRCFIQVVDAGGFSAAAREMGRSKALVSKYVGELEDELGVRLLNRTTRKISTTEAGQAYYREVSDILQRIDDLQNAMQDTSQTARGLLRVSASRAFGDHDLSRAVMAFLSENPDISVDLKLEDRFVDLVEEGFDVAIRLTELSDSSLIARKLAPFRQVTVASPQLLAIHGVPQEPTDLADLPCIIDTNYRFRANLAFRTPEGERTSVTIKGRVEVNSAEAARQAALAGLGFARTPHFMVRDDISAGRLVSMLEDYQSNDAAIWVVYPHRKHLSGKVRAFVDFLVAWFEREQLRGAY; this comes from the coding sequence ATGGACCAACTGACCCGCATGCGTTGTTTCATTCAGGTGGTCGATGCCGGCGGTTTTTCCGCTGCTGCCCGTGAAATGGGGCGCTCCAAGGCGCTCGTTTCGAAATATGTCGGCGAGCTGGAGGACGAACTCGGCGTTCGTCTGCTCAACCGCACCACCCGCAAGATCTCCACCACCGAAGCTGGCCAGGCCTATTACCGTGAGGTTTCGGATATTCTCCAGCGCATCGACGATCTCCAGAACGCGATGCAGGACACCAGCCAGACCGCTCGCGGCCTGTTGCGCGTCTCCGCCTCACGCGCCTTCGGTGATCACGATCTTTCGCGCGCCGTCATGGCCTTTCTCTCCGAGAACCCGGACATTTCCGTCGATCTGAAACTGGAAGACCGATTCGTCGATCTGGTGGAGGAGGGGTTCGACGTCGCCATCCGGCTGACGGAGCTGTCCGATTCGAGCCTGATTGCCCGCAAGCTCGCCCCGTTCAGGCAAGTGACCGTCGCCTCACCGCAATTGCTGGCGATCCATGGTGTGCCCCAGGAGCCGACCGATCTCGCCGATCTGCCCTGTATCATCGACACCAATTATCGCTTTCGCGCCAACCTTGCCTTTCGCACGCCCGAAGGCGAACGCACATCCGTCACGATCAAGGGTCGGGTGGAGGTGAACAGCGCGGAAGCCGCAAGACAGGCGGCCCTTGCCGGACTGGGGTTCGCCCGCACACCCCATTTCATGGTTCGCGACGACATCTCAGCCGGACGACTGGTTTCCATGCTGGAGGACTATCAGTCGAACGATGCCGCAATCTGGGTCGTCTACCCCCATCGCAAGCACCTGTCGGGCAAGGTGCGCGCCTTTGTCGATTTCCTGGTGGCGTGGTTCGAGCGCGAACAGTTGCGCGGGGCCTACTGA
- a CDS encoding AEC family transporter, translated as MFSFDILTIVLPIFLLIAVGYAAAFSGVLDVSVGDALSKFVNTILIPVLLFRTLATASFNGASPWALWGAYFSAAGLVWAVATVLSRKLLRREARYCVIAGIVSAFSNTALVGIPIISTSFSEAGLVPLFVIMSVHLPSMTIASTLLMERAAVADGTKAAAPLGQTLVAIAHNLLTNPIVIGIICAVAWRLTGQPIPELPANVLRQLAGATIPVALFSLGMSLRRYGIRGNVAPAILVSALKVIVMPAMVWASTTYVFHLPALWVQVATLTAACPTGVNGYLFAASFGTGHALSANTISLTTATSIVSIGFWMHFVGVM; from the coding sequence ATGTTCTCGTTCGATATCCTCACCATCGTCTTGCCGATCTTCCTGTTGATCGCGGTCGGCTATGCGGCTGCGTTCAGTGGCGTGCTCGACGTATCTGTCGGAGATGCCCTCAGCAAGTTCGTGAACACGATCCTGATCCCGGTTCTGCTCTTTCGCACACTGGCAACGGCGTCCTTCAACGGGGCGTCCCCATGGGCGCTTTGGGGAGCCTATTTCTCCGCAGCAGGGCTCGTCTGGGCGGTTGCGACCGTCCTGAGCCGAAAGCTCCTGCGTCGTGAGGCGCGTTACTGCGTCATTGCGGGGATCGTGTCCGCCTTCTCCAACACCGCGCTTGTGGGAATTCCCATTATCTCCACGAGCTTTTCCGAGGCCGGTCTCGTGCCGCTTTTCGTCATCATGTCGGTTCATCTGCCATCGATGACGATCGCCAGCACGTTGCTGATGGAGCGCGCGGCGGTCGCGGACGGAACGAAGGCTGCGGCTCCCCTCGGCCAGACGCTGGTTGCCATCGCGCACAACCTCCTGACCAACCCCATCGTGATCGGAATCATCTGCGCGGTGGCCTGGCGGCTAACCGGACAGCCCATCCCCGAATTGCCCGCCAACGTCCTCAGGCAACTGGCCGGAGCGACCATTCCCGTCGCCCTGTTCTCCCTCGGCATGAGCCTGCGTCGATACGGGATCCGCGGCAATGTGGCGCCTGCCATCCTGGTCAGCGCCCTCAAGGTCATCGTCATGCCGGCCATGGTCTGGGCCTCCACCACCTATGTGTTCCACCTGCCCGCGCTGTGGGTGCAGGTCGCGACCCTGACGGCCGCCTGCCCGACCGGCGTGAACGGGTATCTTTTCGCCGCAAGCTTCGGCACCGGCCATGCGCTTTCCGCCAACACGATCAGCCTGACGACGGCCACCTCCATTGTTAGTATTGGTTTCTGGATGCATTTCGTCGGCGTGATGTGA
- a CDS encoding response regulator: protein MQEGETGSNETTLAPEDETKTALALAVILHDIRTPLGAVSATADLLAATELDQYQRAYVDTLQQAAAALNQLTTELLDQAGEVPPEPTGLLVWNPAEALTGLAALFRPLADERNVELKLTLADGLDGPATGDPHAVRRILTNLIDNAIKFTGKPRGEPGGGKAGGRRPDGRKPHVKVNARYLGDEERHLLVTVCDEGPGIDPQELSTLFLPYRQGASGQRLRSGSGLGLWISRTLAQRLGGRLDVESDYGHGTTFTLEVPCVPVGDLVKDADAIADDDVAPELVRLKVLVVDDNSVNRLLITTFLDSFGMSFKAVDSGAAALEAAGQEAFDVVIMDLQMPGMDGIEAAMRLRERTEDGDIPIVALTAGMRPADTARSRKAGFCCVLGKPFAPADLFKALTAAAASRAGKQPAG from the coding sequence GTGCAAGAGGGCGAAACCGGATCAAACGAAACGACGTTGGCGCCGGAGGACGAAACCAAGACCGCGCTGGCGCTGGCCGTCATTCTGCATGATATCCGCACTCCGCTGGGGGCCGTTTCGGCGACGGCTGACCTGTTGGCCGCAACCGAGCTGGATCAGTACCAGCGCGCCTATGTGGATACACTGCAGCAGGCCGCCGCCGCTTTGAACCAGCTGACGACGGAACTGCTCGATCAGGCGGGCGAGGTTCCACCGGAGCCGACCGGGCTGCTGGTGTGGAACCCTGCAGAAGCGCTCACGGGTCTGGCAGCATTGTTCCGCCCCCTTGCAGACGAACGCAATGTGGAGCTGAAGCTGACCCTTGCCGATGGGCTCGACGGACCTGCGACGGGAGATCCGCATGCCGTGCGCCGGATTCTCACCAATCTCATCGACAATGCGATCAAGTTCACCGGAAAGCCGCGCGGCGAACCGGGGGGCGGCAAGGCGGGGGGCAGGCGGCCCGATGGCCGCAAGCCGCATGTGAAGGTGAATGCGCGCTATCTGGGCGACGAAGAGCGCCATCTTCTGGTGACGGTCTGCGATGAGGGGCCAGGGATTGACCCGCAGGAGCTTTCGACGCTTTTCCTGCCCTACCGGCAGGGTGCGTCCGGACAGCGCCTGCGGAGCGGATCGGGGCTGGGGCTCTGGATCTCCAGGACGCTGGCGCAGCGCCTCGGCGGTCGCCTCGACGTCGAGAGCGACTACGGCCATGGCACGACCTTCACGCTGGAGGTGCCTTGTGTGCCTGTCGGGGATCTCGTCAAGGACGCGGACGCGATTGCAGATGATGACGTGGCGCCGGAGCTGGTCAGGCTCAAGGTCCTGGTGGTCGACGACAATTCGGTCAACCGGCTCCTGATCACGACCTTTCTCGATTCCTTCGGCATGTCCTTCAAGGCGGTCGACAGCGGTGCTGCGGCGCTTGAGGCTGCCGGTCAGGAGGCTTTCGATGTCGTGATCATGGACCTTCAGATGCCCGGCATGGACGGCATCGAGGCGGCCATGCGGCTGCGCGAAAGAACGGAAGACGGCGATATTCCGATCGTTGCGTTGACGGCGGGTATGCGGCCTGCCGACACAGCCCGCAGCCGCAAGGCGGGCTTTTGCTGCGTTCTCGGCAAGCCCTTCGCTCCGGCGGATCTGTTCAAGGCGTTGACGGCAGCGGCGGCGTCACGGGCAGGGAAACAGCCCGCAGGCTGA